In a genomic window of Rhododendron vialii isolate Sample 1 chromosome 12a, ASM3025357v1:
- the LOC131310199 gene encoding ADP,ATP carrier protein ER-ANT1 — MGMTTRSETFSVDLAMGGVAAVISKSAAAPIERVKLLLQNQGELLKRGLLKKPYRGIGDCFGRVLKEEGVLAFWRGNQANVIRYFPTQAFNFAFKGYFKSLFGRSKEKDGYIKWFAGNVASGSAAGATTSLFLYHLDYVRTRLGTDANQHNGQRQFRGLIDVYEKTISSDGFMGLYRGFGVSIVGITLYRGMYFGIYDSMKPIVLVGPFQDNFFASFLLGWSVTTVSGVCAYPFDTLRRRLMLTSGQPVKYRNAMHAFCEIIRVEGLSALFRGVGANMLLGVAGAGVLAGYDQLYRITYKHGRTSEPPRVLK, encoded by the exons ATGGGGATGACAACTCGGTCAGAGACTTTTTCAGTAGATTTGGCAATGGGAGGGGTGGCAGCTGTAATATCAAAGAGTGCAGCAGCTCCGATTGAGAGAGTTAAACTTTTGTTACAAAATCAAGGAGAGTTGTTAAAAAGAGGACTGCTAAAGAAACCATATAGGGGCATTGGCGACTGTTTTGGAAGGGTCTTGAAAGAAGAGGGCGTATTGGCTTTCTGGAGAGGTAACCAGGCCAATGTCATACGGTATTTCCCAACTCAG GCTTTCAATTTTGCATTTAAAGGTTACTTCAAGAGTCTCTTTGGACGCTCCAAAGAGAAAGATGGTTACATCAAGTGGTTTGCTGGAAATGTTGCTTCAGGGAGTGCTGCCGGAGCAACCACTTCATTATTTCTTTATCATTTGGACTATGTACGAACCCGCTTGGGCACAGACGCAAACCAACATAATGGTCAGCGACAGTTTAGAGGATTAATAGATGTTTACGAAAAAACCATATCCAGTGATGGATTTATGGGACTTTATCGGGGTTTTGGGGTGTCAATTGTTGGAATTACTCTCTACAGGGGCATGTACTTTGGGATCTATGACAGTATGAAGCCTATTGTTTTGGTGGGGCCTTTTCAG GACAATTTCTTTGCCAGTTTTTTGTTGGGTTGGAGTGTCACAACAGTTTCTGGGGTTTGTGCCTATCCCTTTGACACCCTCCGAAGAAGGCTCATGCTAACTTCAGGACAACCTGTGAAATATCGTAACGCGATGCATGCATTCTGCGAAATCATTCGTGTAGAGGGCCTTAGCGCACTGTTTCGTGGAGTTGGAGCGAATATGCTTCTTGGTGTGGCAGGGGCTGGAGTTCTTGCAGGCTATGATCAACTGTACCGAATCACCTATAAACATGGTCGCACTTCTGAGCCTCCTCGAGTCTTGAAGTGA